AAAAGTTCATGACATTGTAGTGTTTATGGATCATGAACAAGGAGTAAAAGATAGATTACGATCAAATGGTTATCGAGCGCACGCAATTTTAACAATTTCTGAAATTACCCAAACTTTGTATGAAGCGGGACGTATTGATGAAGCGCAATTTAGGGCTTTTGATGAAGTGTAGAGTCTACAGACGCTAGCTTGATTGTTTGCTTGGATGTAAGCAATCACCAAGATTTCACAATTACAAATACGTTTTTCATTCGTATATCCAGCGCATCACAACAAGCATCTCTAGTCATTCTATCTGTGTAAATCTCGTGTACATCTGTGGTTAATTATCTAAAACTTGGTTTATCTCAGAGGTCTATTGTTAAGTTTTGGAAGTATAGCGTAAGACAACCTTAGCGTAGCTAAAAAAAATAACAACAGATGGCAAGCGTGGTATGAGATCCTAGAATTAGTTAACAATGGTGAACTGAATTCTAAACAGCATGGCACAAGATCTGAAGTCAACGGTCGTAATCACGGGAGCCTCATCTGGGGTCGGCTTGTACGGTGCCTTAGCACTTGCTAAACGGGGATGGCACGTGGTAATGGGCTGTCGAGATTTAGATAAAGCCCAAAAAGCCGCCGAAACCGTCGGAATCCCCCAAGGCAGCTACACCCTAATACATATTGATCTAGGCTCTTTAGAGAGCGTGCGACGATTTGTAAATAATTTTAGGGCGCGTGGTCTATCCCTAGACGCTTTGGTGTGCAATGCCGCAATTTATATGCCTTTAATCAAAGAGCCGTTGCGTAGTCCAGAAGGATACGAATTGACTGTAACCACTAATCACCTCGGTCATTTCTTGCTGTGTAACCTGATGCTGGAGGATCTCAAAAAGTCATCTCATCCAGACCGCCGCCTTGTGATTTTGGGTACTGTCACCCACAACCCAGATGAATTGGGTGGGAAAATTCCACCACGTCCCGACTTAGGAAATTTTGAAGGCTTTGAAGCAGGATTTACTGAGCCAATCTCCATGATTGATGGCAAACAGTTTGAACCTGTTAAGGCGTACAAAGACAGTAAAGTTTGCAACGTGCTAACGATGCGGGAACTGCATCGACGCTATCACGAATCAACGGGCATCACCTTCACTTCTCTCTACCCTGGATGTGTTGCAGAAACGCCACTATTCCGCAACCACTATCCCCTATTTCAAAAACTTTTCCCCTTGTTCCAGAAATACATCACAGGTGGATATGTGTCTCAGGAGTTGTCAGGTGAGCGGGTCGCCGCAGTAGTTGCCGATCCTGAATACAAGCAATCTGGCGCATATTGGAGTTGGGGAAATCGCCAGAAGAAGGAGGGTAAGTCATTTGTGCAAAAGGTTTCTCCTCAAGCTCGTGATGATGAAAAAGCCGAGCGGATGTGGGATCTAAGCGCAAAACTGGTTAGAGTTTAGTAACACAAAAAACTGGGAGTTAACAGGTTGATTCAGTCCGGCTGTAGCTATATTAAAAGCTATAGCCTCTTCTTCCGGAGTTACACAGTGTTGCCCCTGTGACCAAGTATATCCAACACCAGCAACTACAAATGTCGTACGGGCATCTTGCAAGCGAGTTAATTTACATAAGTTCTCTCCTAGAAAGAATTACATCTCCACATCAAACTAATAAAATTCCCTTTTTATATTTCCAACCCAGCTTTACTCTCAACACAGATTAGAGCTTTAGCTTTAAAATAATCAAAAAACCTTTGCAATTAAGCTAAGTAAAACTGCGGTGACTCAAAATAGCGCCAAGCAAAAAACGCCAACCTGGGCAGGGCGATATAAAAATAGTTATTACGCTTTGCTCGGATTACACCCTGCTGCTTCGGCGCTGGAAATTCGCCGTGCTTACCGAGAATTAAGCAAACGCTATCACCCTGATATAACAGATTTGCCTGCCAAAGTAGCGACTGCCAAATTCCAGCAGCTAAATGAAGCTTATGCTACTCTTAGTAGCCCAGAACGCCGCAAAGTATACGACCAAAAGATTGGCTATTCTCGGATTAGTGTCATACAGGCTCCCTCAAATTTAAACCGTCCAGTATCGCAACCCAAGTACTCGTCGTCTGCTTACTTAGATCCCACAGATCGTCCCCTTTCTGCTGGAGAAATGTTTGCTTTGTTTATTTTGGGTTTAACATTTTTAGGTTGTGTGCTGTTAGCGATCGCAATTGGACTTACTAGAGGAGAATCTGCTTTCCAAGTATCTGGTTTAAATACTAATACTATTGCCACACCTAGCGCCCCAGT
The sequence above is a segment of the Oculatellaceae cyanobacterium genome. Coding sequences within it:
- a CDS encoding protochlorophyllide reductase — its product is MAQDLKSTVVITGASSGVGLYGALALAKRGWHVVMGCRDLDKAQKAAETVGIPQGSYTLIHIDLGSLESVRRFVNNFRARGLSLDALVCNAAIYMPLIKEPLRSPEGYELTVTTNHLGHFLLCNLMLEDLKKSSHPDRRLVILGTVTHNPDELGGKIPPRPDLGNFEGFEAGFTEPISMIDGKQFEPVKAYKDSKVCNVLTMRELHRRYHESTGITFTSLYPGCVAETPLFRNHYPLFQKLFPLFQKYITGGYVSQELSGERVAAVVADPEYKQSGAYWSWGNRQKKEGKSFVQKVSPQARDDEKAERMWDLSAKLVRV
- a CDS encoding J domain-containing protein, which codes for MTQNSAKQKTPTWAGRYKNSYYALLGLHPAASALEIRRAYRELSKRYHPDITDLPAKVATAKFQQLNEAYATLSSPERRKVYDQKIGYSRISVIQAPSNLNRPVSQPKYSSSAYLDPTDRPLSAGEMFALFILGLTFLGCVLLAIAIGLTRGESAFQVSGLNTNTIATPSAPVQQLVTKPQKVTPRKFESFLAPSPVYKPKN